One genomic window of Paenibacillus xylanilyticus includes the following:
- a CDS encoding DUF4317 domain-containing protein gives MNKKEVANIRKQFKMDHDLLNIYDILNVYITKETNEVYHWERHPFELVDREKQELYMGNFKKLLTGELDQKLFELKFQEEAEEPAQVLLHQALVTGDPEEWQDMMLLLVDRMLADAKYERDIVVTFVRGQYYLPTKARNDEAEESEKNEVFAHPFILCSVNSTEKQRKTLLFDYVEREFKYNIIVDPIIKLSTPEQGFLYPSVTDNYSDVNRILYCTGKSNFPDPHFVEQVLNGERSVTALEERAIFEDIVKEVAGEELDSATIAQVYEEINRVIEINEETKEEEPPKLDYKDLERVLNASGVEDVTTEKVERAFETIVDNKNYEMKATSVMPKFTSKSIKIETKVATISVSPQDLRYVKQVNFQGKRCIMIEVDEDVAIEGFTLASETLIQ, from the coding sequence ATGAACAAAAAAGAAGTTGCCAACATCCGCAAGCAATTTAAGATGGATCATGATCTACTGAATATTTACGATATCCTCAATGTCTATATTACGAAGGAAACGAATGAAGTCTACCACTGGGAGCGCCATCCGTTTGAACTGGTGGACCGGGAGAAGCAGGAGTTATACATGGGAAATTTCAAAAAACTGCTGACCGGCGAACTGGATCAAAAATTGTTCGAACTGAAGTTTCAGGAAGAAGCCGAAGAGCCTGCGCAGGTACTGCTTCATCAGGCACTCGTAACGGGTGACCCGGAAGAATGGCAGGACATGATGCTGCTGCTCGTGGACCGAATGCTGGCGGATGCCAAGTATGAGCGGGACATAGTGGTCACGTTTGTTCGGGGACAGTATTATTTGCCGACCAAGGCGAGAAACGATGAAGCGGAAGAGAGTGAGAAGAACGAGGTGTTTGCCCATCCGTTCATCTTATGCAGCGTGAACTCGACGGAGAAACAGCGGAAGACTCTCTTGTTCGATTATGTGGAGCGGGAGTTCAAGTACAATATCATTGTCGATCCGATTATCAAGTTAAGCACGCCGGAGCAAGGATTCCTGTACCCTAGCGTGACGGACAACTATTCCGATGTGAATCGGATTCTATACTGTACGGGAAAATCGAATTTCCCGGATCCGCACTTTGTCGAACAGGTATTGAACGGAGAACGATCTGTGACGGCACTGGAAGAGCGAGCGATCTTCGAAGATATCGTCAAGGAAGTGGCTGGGGAAGAGCTTGATTCAGCTACCATTGCTCAGGTGTACGAAGAGATTAACCGGGTGATTGAAATCAACGAAGAGACGAAGGAGGAAGAGCCTCCGAAGCTGGATTACAAAGATCTGGAGCGTGTACTGAACGCGAGCGGCGTGGAGGATGTGACCACCGAGAAGGTGGAACGGGCATTCGAAACGATCGTGGATAATAAAAACTATGAGATGAAAGCAACTAGCGTTATGCCGAAGTTCACTTCCAAGTCCATCAAGATCGAAACCAAGGTCGCTACAATTTCGGTTAGCCCGCAGGATTTGAGATACGTCAAGCAGGTGAATTTCCAAGGGAAACGCTG